In Primulina huaijiensis isolate GDHJ02 chromosome 6, ASM1229523v2, whole genome shotgun sequence, a single window of DNA contains:
- the LOC140979519 gene encoding uncharacterized protein At5g01610-like, protein MIHLRHFTVPLSTLFFICWFLSVATGNQISEDSSIYDILNLYGLPMGLFPKGVRNFNFDKSGKFQVYLDQACNAKFENELHYEMNVSGVLSYGQINGLSGMTAQDLFLWFPVIEIRVDIPSSGLIYFDVGVVSKKFSLSLFETPRDCLAVLSSDLQNERNTMQTVSKILHKTELDQGNVFRAAL, encoded by the exons ATGATCCATTTACGCCATTTTACCGTCCCACTATCCACTCTCTTCTTCATCTGCTGGTTTCTAAGTGTTGCCACGGGCAATCAGATATCAGAAGATTCATCCATTTATGATATTCTTAATCTTTATGGGCTGCCCATGGGGCTATTCCCCAAAGGGGTGAGAAATTTCAACTTTGATAAGTCCGGGAAATTCCAAGTTTACTTAGATCAAGCTTGTAATGCCAAGTTCGAGAATGAATTGCACTACGAAATGAATGTTTCGGGCGTTTTGAGCTACGGACAGATCAATGGGCTATCTGGGATGACGGCCCAAGATTTGTTCTTGTGGTTTCCGGTGATTGAAATCCGGGTCGATATTCCCAGCTCAGggttgatttattttgatgttggTGTCGTTTCTAAGAAATTTTCGTTATCTTTGTTTGAAACTCCGAGGGATTGTTTGGCAGTTTTAAGCTCTGATCTTCAAAATGAAAGGAATACTATGCAGACTGTTTCCAAG ATTTTACACAAGACCGAGCTTGATCAGGGAAATGTTTTTAGGGCAGCCTTATAG